A genomic region of Micromonospora sp. NBRC 110009 contains the following coding sequences:
- a CDS encoding YbaB/EbfC family nucleoid-associated protein, with translation MTFPALDRIEALARNLDGWQRELGARMAELEQSSAEGVSDSGLVTVTAAADGRILATDINARAMRFDSYTLAEEFTAAANRAQEAAAARVREIVGEVMGNAPAAERRADDDHGYDRY, from the coding sequence ATGACCTTCCCCGCCCTGGACCGGATCGAGGCGCTGGCCCGCAACCTGGACGGCTGGCAGCGCGAGCTCGGCGCGCGGATGGCCGAGCTGGAGCAGAGCAGTGCCGAGGGGGTGAGCGACTCCGGCCTGGTGACGGTGACCGCGGCGGCCGACGGGCGGATCCTCGCCACCGACATCAACGCCCGGGCCATGCGGTTCGACTCGTACACCCTGGCCGAGGAGTTCACCGCCGCGGCCAACCGCGCCCAGGAGGCCGCCGCCGCCCGGGTCCGCGAGATCGTCGGTGAGGTGATGGGGAACGCGCCGGCCGCGGAGCGCCGGGCCGACGACGACCACGGCTACGACCGATACTGA
- a CDS encoding WXG100 family type VII secretion target → MSTEALQRNKTYFEQIVTGTPDPFKPLSQAVLWPFEQLLELVAGEPDDLMQAAQLALTTGEAVRQIAGEQIADRARLRGAWDGDAADKFHESMAAVEEAIEELAKGLDGTKEVLVDAANAAVDAFNLLVELILEFLLWFLTEVIIAAVAAVLSAGVTLAATVVRVLARLATTVGRMVKIVARFAEILTKLVTKLEKVAELLTRYRKLVMELRKAKKAYRAWNKSGYTKEALQFKLRRTAILFPGRYAINHVSPVNVPGIGGALLDTGVGMYDVSDGHKDRNYLVDGTYSEDLGPYTKGVQNVFDSIVN, encoded by the coding sequence ATGAGCACCGAGGCGTTGCAGCGCAACAAGACCTACTTCGAGCAGATCGTGACGGGCACCCCCGATCCGTTCAAGCCGCTCTCCCAGGCCGTGCTCTGGCCGTTCGAGCAGCTGCTGGAGCTGGTCGCCGGCGAGCCGGACGATCTGATGCAGGCGGCCCAGCTGGCCCTGACCACCGGCGAGGCGGTGCGGCAGATCGCCGGCGAGCAGATCGCCGACCGGGCCCGGCTGCGCGGCGCCTGGGACGGCGACGCGGCGGACAAGTTCCACGAGTCGATGGCGGCCGTCGAGGAGGCGATCGAGGAGCTGGCCAAGGGGCTGGACGGCACCAAGGAGGTGCTGGTCGACGCGGCGAATGCGGCCGTCGACGCGTTCAACCTGCTGGTCGAGCTGATCCTGGAGTTCCTGCTCTGGTTCCTGACCGAGGTCATCATCGCGGCGGTGGCGGCGGTGCTCAGCGCGGGCGTGACGCTGGCCGCCACGGTGGTCCGGGTGCTGGCCCGGCTGGCCACCACGGTCGGCCGGATGGTGAAGATCGTGGCCCGGTTCGCGGAGATCCTCACCAAGCTGGTCACCAAGCTGGAGAAGGTCGCGGAGCTGCTCACCAGGTACCGCAAGCTGGTGATGGAGCTGCGCAAGGCCAAGAAGGCGTACCGGGCGTGGAACAAGTCCGGCTACACCAAGGAGGCGTTGCAGTTCAAGCTCAGGCGGACCGCGATCCTCTTCCCCGGCCGGTACGCGATCAACCACGTCTCGCCGGTGAACGTGCCCGGCATCGGCGGCGCCCTGCTGGACACGGGCGTCGGCATGTACGACGTCTCCGACGGTCACAAGGACCGCAACTACCTGGTGGACGGCACGTACTCCGAGGACCTGGGCCCGTACACCAAGGGCGTGCAGAACGTCTTCGACTCGATCGTCAACTGA
- a CDS encoding ABC transporter ATP-binding protein: MILARADQVSRRYGEVLALDRVDLTVHAGELVGLLGPNGAGKSTLINLLVGLRHPTAGRVELFGGDPRAAANRRQLGVTPQETGLPGTLRVGEVVDFVAAHFPDPVPRAELLDRFGLTDQVRRQTGGLSGGQRRRLAVALAFVGRPRLVVLDEPTTGLDVEARHTLWEAVRAFHAEGGTVLLSSHYLEEVEALAQRVVVIGHGRVLADDTVEAVRGIVGVRRVSLVADDLPPLPGVLATEQAEGRTHLLTADADQLVRDLVTAGVAFRELEVRPTSLEEAFLAITADDRPATVTA, encoded by the coding sequence ATGATCCTGGCCCGCGCCGACCAGGTGAGCCGCCGCTACGGCGAGGTGCTGGCCCTGGACCGGGTCGACCTGACCGTCCACGCCGGCGAACTGGTCGGCCTGCTCGGCCCGAACGGCGCCGGCAAGAGCACGCTGATCAACCTGCTGGTCGGGCTGCGTCACCCCACGGCCGGCCGGGTGGAGCTGTTCGGCGGCGACCCGCGCGCCGCGGCCAACCGGCGGCAGCTCGGCGTGACCCCGCAGGAGACCGGCCTCCCCGGCACGCTGCGGGTCGGCGAGGTGGTCGACTTCGTCGCCGCCCACTTCCCCGACCCGGTCCCCCGGGCCGAGCTGCTCGACCGGTTCGGCCTCACCGACCAGGTGCGCCGGCAGACCGGCGGCCTCTCCGGCGGGCAACGCCGCCGGCTCGCGGTGGCCCTCGCCTTCGTCGGGCGGCCGCGGCTGGTCGTCCTCGACGAGCCCACCACCGGGCTGGACGTGGAGGCCCGGCACACCCTCTGGGAGGCGGTCCGGGCCTTCCACGCCGAGGGCGGCACCGTCCTGCTGAGCAGCCACTACCTGGAGGAGGTGGAGGCGCTCGCACAGCGGGTCGTGGTGATCGGCCACGGCCGGGTGCTCGCCGACGACACGGTGGAGGCGGTCCGCGGCATCGTCGGCGTACGCCGGGTCAGCCTGGTCGCCGACGACCTGCCGCCGCTGCCCGGCGTGCTGGCGACCGAGCAGGCGGAGGGGCGGACCCACCTGCTCACCGCCGACGCCGACCAGCTCGTCCGGGACCTGGTCACCGCCGGGGTGGCGTTCCGCGAGCTGGAGGTCCGGCCCACCTCGCTGGAGGAGGCCTTCCTCGCCATCACCGCCGACGACCGGCCCGCCACCGTCACCGCCTAG
- a CDS encoding ABC transporter permease, whose protein sequence is MPLALAHARYQLLETVRIPIAIFGSAFFPAAAMLFFVVPFAGDDPTGATYATAAMVTFAVMSANIFQYGIGVAEDRDQPWNSYTRTLPAGPGPRFAGRILAGLALTYFSMLPVVVIAAVATAARVTPVQFLLALGGVAVISVPFTLLGLAIGYSLPSKAAIVVAQLIFFPLAFGGGLLSGPADAPGFVQAIAPYLPTRGAVELMWAAVTDWRPDPVAMVMLGVWIVVLGAIAGWAYRRDEGRRFS, encoded by the coding sequence ATGCCCCTCGCCCTGGCCCACGCCCGCTACCAGCTGCTGGAGACCGTCCGGATCCCGATCGCGATCTTCGGCAGCGCGTTCTTCCCGGCCGCCGCGATGCTCTTCTTCGTGGTGCCGTTCGCCGGCGACGACCCCACCGGCGCCACCTACGCCACCGCCGCGATGGTCACCTTCGCGGTGATGAGCGCCAACATCTTCCAGTACGGGATCGGCGTCGCAGAGGACCGCGACCAGCCGTGGAACTCGTACACCCGGACGCTGCCGGCCGGGCCCGGACCGCGCTTCGCCGGCCGGATCCTGGCCGGCCTGGCCCTCACCTACTTCTCGATGCTCCCGGTGGTGGTGATCGCGGCGGTGGCCACCGCGGCCCGGGTCACCCCGGTGCAGTTCCTGCTCGCCCTCGGCGGGGTGGCCGTGATCTCGGTGCCGTTCACGCTGCTCGGGCTGGCCATCGGCTACTCGCTGCCGAGCAAGGCGGCGATCGTGGTGGCCCAGCTCATCTTCTTCCCGCTCGCCTTCGGCGGCGGCCTCCTCTCCGGCCCGGCGGACGCGCCCGGCTTCGTCCAGGCGATCGCCCCCTACCTGCCCACCCGGGGCGCGGTGGAGCTGATGTGGGCGGCGGTGACCGACTGGCGGCCCGACCCGGTCGCGATGGTCATGCTCGGCGTCTGGATCGTGGTGCTCGGTGCAATCGCCGGATGGGCGTACCGCCGGGACGAGGGACGCCGCTTCAGCTGA
- a CDS encoding VOC family protein — MNGVEPGTPCWADLATPGLADAKRFYPQLFGWTGRVSPEPAAGGYTVFLQDGRAVAGAGPPASPDQVPIWSTYVATDDADLVATRVEAAGGQVVVAPFDVFDQGRMAVLADPAGAVFSVWQPMAMRGAELFNEPGSMCWNELVTPDPERAKDFYALVFGWHPEERSTATAPYTGWRCGARIVAGMMPQLGKLPGDLPAYWSVYFAVADADATAARAAELGGTILVPPRDNPAGRSAALRDPQGALFWISALR, encoded by the coding sequence GTGAACGGCGTCGAGCCCGGCACGCCCTGCTGGGCCGACCTGGCCACGCCGGGCCTGGCGGACGCGAAGCGGTTCTACCCGCAGCTCTTCGGCTGGACCGGGCGGGTCTCCCCGGAGCCGGCGGCGGGCGGTTACACGGTCTTCCTCCAGGACGGCCGGGCGGTCGCCGGGGCCGGGCCGCCGGCCAGCCCGGACCAGGTGCCGATCTGGTCGACGTACGTGGCGACCGACGACGCGGACCTGGTGGCCACCCGGGTGGAGGCGGCCGGTGGTCAGGTGGTGGTCGCCCCGTTCGACGTCTTCGACCAGGGCCGGATGGCGGTCCTCGCGGACCCGGCCGGGGCGGTGTTCAGCGTCTGGCAGCCGATGGCGATGCGCGGGGCGGAGCTGTTCAACGAGCCCGGGTCGATGTGCTGGAACGAGCTGGTCACCCCGGATCCGGAGCGGGCGAAGGACTTCTACGCGCTGGTCTTCGGCTGGCACCCGGAGGAGCGGTCGACGGCCACCGCCCCCTACACCGGCTGGCGCTGCGGGGCCCGGATCGTCGCCGGCATGATGCCGCAGCTGGGGAAGCTCCCCGGCGACCTGCCGGCGTACTGGTCGGTCTACTTCGCCGTGGCGGACGCCGATGCCACCGCCGCCCGGGCCGCCGAACTGGGCGGCACCATCCTCGTCCCGCCCCGGGACAACCCGGCCGGCCGCAGCGCCGCCCTCCGTGACCCCCAGGGCGCCCTCTTCTGGATCAGCGCCCTCCGCTGA
- a CDS encoding ABC transporter ATP-binding protein encodes MTAVEVRDLRVELGGARILAGVDLTVAVGEWVTVIGPNGAGKSTLLRAVGGLLPAPGAVHLFGTPIQALRRRDRARIVATVAQSPVVPAGMSVVDYVLLGRTPYIPPLGRESAADLTAVHEVLDRLDLGAFGRRELATLSGGERQRVFLARALAQGATLLLLDEPTSALDIGHQQEVLELVDQLRREHGLTVLATMHDLSVAGEYADRMVLLADGRVAAAGPPHEVLTETLLATHYRAHVRVLQGEHGPLVVPVRPRA; translated from the coding sequence ATGACCGCGGTCGAGGTGCGGGACCTGCGGGTCGAGCTGGGCGGGGCGCGGATCCTCGCCGGGGTGGACCTGACCGTGGCGGTGGGCGAATGGGTCACCGTGATCGGCCCGAACGGCGCCGGCAAGTCGACCCTGCTGCGCGCCGTCGGCGGCCTGCTGCCCGCGCCGGGCGCGGTCCACCTCTTCGGTACGCCGATCCAGGCCCTCCGCCGCCGCGACCGCGCCCGGATCGTCGCCACCGTGGCCCAGTCCCCGGTCGTGCCGGCCGGCATGTCCGTCGTCGACTACGTGCTGCTCGGCCGCACCCCGTACATCCCGCCGCTGGGCCGGGAGTCGGCGGCCGACCTGACCGCGGTGCACGAGGTGCTGGACCGGCTCGACCTGGGCGCGTTCGGGCGCCGGGAGCTGGCCACCCTCTCGGGCGGCGAGCGGCAGCGGGTGTTCCTGGCCCGGGCGCTCGCGCAGGGCGCCACCCTGCTGCTGCTCGACGAGCCGACCAGCGCGCTGGACATCGGGCACCAGCAGGAGGTGCTGGAGCTGGTCGACCAGCTCCGCCGCGAGCACGGCCTGACCGTCCTCGCCACCATGCACGACCTCTCCGTCGCCGGCGAGTACGCCGACCGGATGGTGCTGCTCGCCGACGGCCGGGTCGCCGCCGCCGGCCCCCCGCACGAGGTCCTCACCGAGACCCTGCTCGCCACCCACTACCGCGCCCACGTCCGCGTCCTCCAGGGCGAGCACGGCCCCCTCGTGGTCCCCGTCCGCCCCCGGGCGTAA
- a CDS encoding FecCD family ABC transporter permease, whose protein sequence is MTVRPAESADRPAGMPRASRPAGVPARTGPGGPATAGGRPPAGPGATVRPAGLRTRWLVAGIGAVLVALVAGVSLGPVSLPPGSVAAELLNLLPGVHLDSGLTEREIAIVTELRLPRVVLGLLVGGLLALAGGCYQGVFRNPLADPYLLGVAAGAGLAVTAVIALGVGAGGALSGMPLTIPLAAFVGSLGAVAMTYGLGAAGGRDRSPATLILAGVAVSAFLSAGQTYLLQRHSESIQQVYSWLLGRLATAGWHDVLLVLPYFALTAVVVLLHRRELDVLSVGDDEATSLGLHPQRSRYLLIAAASLGTAAAVSASGLIGFVGIIVPHTVRLLAGSSYRVILPLSMLFGAAFLALTDVVARTVAAPAEIPIGVVTALLGGPFFVLVLRTSRRVFT, encoded by the coding sequence CTGACCGTGCGACCAGCGGAATCCGCCGACCGGCCGGCCGGGATGCCCCGCGCGTCCCGGCCCGCCGGCGTGCCCGCCCGGACCGGACCGGGCGGTCCGGCGACGGCCGGCGGACGGCCCCCGGCCGGACCGGGTGCGACGGTCCGGCCGGCCGGGCTGCGCACGCGCTGGCTGGTCGCCGGGATCGGCGCGGTGCTGGTCGCCCTGGTCGCCGGGGTGTCCCTCGGCCCGGTCAGCCTGCCGCCCGGCAGCGTGGCCGCCGAACTGCTCAACCTGCTCCCCGGGGTGCACCTCGACAGCGGGCTCACCGAGCGGGAGATCGCCATCGTCACCGAGCTGCGGCTGCCCCGGGTCGTGCTCGGCCTGCTCGTCGGCGGGCTGCTCGCCCTGGCCGGCGGCTGCTACCAGGGTGTCTTCCGCAACCCGCTGGCCGACCCGTACCTGCTCGGCGTGGCGGCCGGCGCCGGGCTCGCGGTGACCGCCGTGATCGCGCTCGGCGTCGGGGCGGGCGGGGCGCTGAGCGGCATGCCGCTCACCATTCCGCTCGCCGCGTTCGTCGGGTCGCTCGGCGCGGTCGCCATGACCTACGGCCTCGGCGCGGCCGGCGGGCGCGACCGGTCACCGGCCACCCTGATCCTGGCCGGGGTGGCGGTGTCGGCGTTCCTCTCCGCCGGGCAGACCTATCTGCTGCAACGCCACTCCGAGAGCATCCAGCAGGTCTACTCCTGGCTGCTCGGGCGGCTGGCCACCGCCGGCTGGCACGACGTGCTGCTGGTCCTGCCCTACTTCGCGCTCACCGCGGTGGTGGTGCTGCTGCACCGGCGCGAGCTGGACGTGCTGTCGGTCGGCGACGACGAGGCGACCAGCCTCGGGCTGCACCCGCAGCGCTCCCGCTACCTGCTGATCGCCGCCGCCTCGCTGGGCACCGCCGCCGCGGTCTCGGCCTCCGGCCTGATCGGCTTCGTCGGCATCATCGTGCCGCACACCGTGCGGCTGCTCGCCGGGTCCAGCTACCGGGTGATCCTGCCGCTTTCGATGCTCTTCGGCGCGGCGTTCCTGGCGCTGACCGACGTGGTCGCCCGGACCGTCGCCGCCCCCGCCGAGATCCCCATCGGGGTGGTCACCGCGCTGCTCGGCGGCCCGTTCTTCGTCCTGGTCCTGCGGACCTCGCGGCGGGTATTCACATGA
- a CDS encoding ABC transporter substrate-binding protein, translated as MSRRTPRLLAAALAVGALLLGGCAEKTSTDTPPAAGSSAAAAFPVTVGKLTLEKRPEKIVSLSPSATEMLFAIGAGKQVSAVDDQSNYPADAPKSDLSGFQPNAEAIAGKSPDLVVLSNDTNKIVDQLTTLKIPVLLTPAATTLDDTYQQITDLGKLTGHPGEADAVTRKMKDDIAALTKDLPQRTKKLTYYHELGPELYSATSKTFIGSIYALAGLENIADPSDADGKNGGYPQLSQEVIVKANPDFVFLADTKCCKQTPETVKARSGWAGVTAVKNSQIVALDDDIASRWGPRVVDLLRSIVDATAKVPA; from the coding sequence ATGTCCAGACGTACCCCCCGGCTCCTCGCCGCCGCCCTCGCGGTCGGCGCGCTGCTCCTCGGCGGCTGCGCCGAGAAGACCTCGACCGACACCCCGCCCGCCGCCGGCAGCTCCGCGGCCGCCGCGTTCCCGGTCACCGTCGGCAAGCTGACCCTGGAGAAGCGCCCGGAGAAGATCGTCTCGCTGTCGCCGAGCGCGACCGAGATGCTCTTCGCCATCGGCGCCGGCAAGCAGGTCAGCGCGGTGGACGACCAGTCGAACTACCCGGCGGACGCGCCGAAGAGCGACCTCTCCGGCTTCCAGCCGAACGCCGAGGCGATCGCCGGCAAGAGCCCCGACCTGGTGGTGCTCTCCAACGACACCAACAAGATCGTCGACCAGCTCACCACGCTCAAGATCCCGGTGCTGCTCACCCCGGCCGCGACCACGCTCGACGACACCTACCAGCAGATCACCGACCTGGGCAAGCTCACCGGCCACCCGGGTGAGGCGGACGCCGTCACCCGGAAGATGAAGGACGACATCGCCGCGCTCACCAAGGACCTGCCGCAGCGGACGAAGAAGCTCACCTACTACCACGAGCTGGGCCCGGAGCTGTACAGCGCGACCAGCAAGACCTTCATCGGCTCGATCTACGCCCTGGCCGGCCTGGAGAACATCGCCGACCCGTCGGACGCCGACGGCAAGAACGGCGGCTACCCGCAGCTCTCGCAGGAGGTCATCGTCAAGGCCAACCCGGACTTCGTCTTCCTGGCCGACACCAAGTGCTGCAAGCAGACCCCGGAGACCGTCAAGGCCCGCAGCGGCTGGGCCGGCGTCACCGCGGTGAAGAACAGCCAGATCGTCGCCCTCGACGACGACATCGCCTCCCGGTGGGGCCCGCGTGTGGTCGACCTGCTCCGGTCGATCGTCGACGCCACCGCCAAGGTCCCGGCCTGA
- a CDS encoding C39 family peptidase codes for MAIRAVRAVAVAGLTALAVLGTTAPADAAGATVPHDEQITWQGWSGTGWSAGSTAGTTVTTAGLALGTPVGTILYKDPHSNTRRTWAYGTWTSPLTEVGFGATELVASWNADTPAGTWLQVELQGTYTTGTRTPWYVMGRWASGDGDIRRTTVDKQGDKTSSIWTDTFAIDNPSAGVLLRAYQLRLTLYRDPAGTATPVIRSVGAMSSNVPDRTTVVPSAGHIAWGTELAVPRYSQNIHAGQYPQYGGGGEAWCSPTSTEMVVEYWGRQPTPADTSWVDPGYPDPTVDHAARMTYDYQYGGTGNWPFNTAYAATFPGLEAKVTRLHSLDEVEHFIAAGIPVVTSQSFLASELDEAGYGTAGHLMVVVGFTATGDVIANDPASPSDAAVRHVYRRDQFERIWLRTRRTTTNGGTGSGSGGVVYLIKPTTVAWPSVAGSTNW; via the coding sequence ATGGCCATCAGAGCTGTGCGCGCGGTCGCCGTAGCCGGCCTCACCGCGCTCGCCGTCCTCGGCACCACCGCACCCGCTGACGCCGCCGGGGCCACCGTCCCGCACGACGAACAGATCACCTGGCAGGGCTGGTCCGGCACCGGCTGGTCCGCCGGGAGCACCGCCGGCACCACGGTCACCACCGCCGGTCTCGCCCTGGGCACCCCGGTCGGGACCATCCTCTACAAGGACCCGCACAGCAACACCCGGCGCACCTGGGCGTACGGGACCTGGACCTCGCCGCTGACCGAGGTCGGCTTCGGGGCCACCGAGCTGGTCGCCTCGTGGAACGCCGACACCCCCGCCGGCACCTGGCTCCAGGTCGAACTCCAGGGCACCTACACCACCGGCACCCGCACCCCCTGGTACGTCATGGGCCGGTGGGCCTCGGGCGACGGTGACATCCGGCGGACCACTGTCGACAAGCAGGGCGACAAGACCTCCAGCATCTGGACCGACACCTTCGCCATCGACAACCCGAGCGCCGGGGTGCTGCTGCGGGCGTACCAGCTCCGGCTGACGCTCTACCGGGACCCGGCCGGGACCGCCACGCCGGTGATCCGATCGGTGGGCGCGATGAGCTCGAACGTGCCGGACCGAACCACCGTCGTTCCGAGCGCCGGCCACATCGCCTGGGGCACCGAGCTGGCCGTGCCGCGCTACTCGCAGAACATCCACGCCGGCCAGTACCCGCAGTACGGCGGCGGCGGCGAGGCGTGGTGCTCGCCCACCTCGACGGAGATGGTGGTCGAGTACTGGGGCCGGCAGCCGACACCGGCCGACACGTCCTGGGTGGACCCCGGCTACCCGGACCCGACGGTCGACCACGCCGCCCGGATGACCTACGACTACCAGTACGGCGGCACCGGCAACTGGCCGTTCAACACCGCGTACGCGGCCACCTTCCCCGGCCTGGAGGCGAAGGTGACCCGGCTGCACTCGCTGGACGAGGTGGAACACTTCATCGCCGCCGGCATCCCCGTGGTGACCAGCCAGTCCTTCCTGGCCAGCGAGCTGGACGAGGCGGGCTACGGCACCGCCGGGCACCTGATGGTGGTGGTCGGCTTCACCGCCACCGGTGACGTCATCGCCAACGACCCGGCCTCCCCCAGCGACGCCGCCGTACGCCACGTCTACCGGCGCGACCAGTTCGAGCGGATCTGGCTGCGAACCAGACGGACCACCACCAACGGCGGCACCGGCAGCGGCTCCGGTGGCGTCGTCTACCTGATCAAGCCGACCACCGTGGCCTGGCCGTCCGTGGCCGGGTCCACCAACTGGTGA
- a CDS encoding peptidase C39 family protein: MIRPALRAVALAGVAALSLLGTTVPAHAENNLPVAAHDEEITFQEWSKYPDWGTGTHQGTYAIPGYRTGITIDQPAGTTQFTDEHTGATRTWEYATWTSPERQIGFDATELVASWNATTPAGTWIQVELHGTYNTGQQTPWYVMGRWASGDQDIKRATLDGQGDPWSTIWTDTFSIDNAKAGVLLRSYQLRLTLYRAPGQTASPQVRMLGAMSSNVPDRFTVTPSKGGIAWGTELPVPRYSQNIHEGEYPEFDGGGEAWCSPTSTEMVVEYWGQQPSAEDTSWVNPSYADPNVDHAARMTYDYEYEGAGNWPFNTAYAASFPGMDARVTRLHSLDEAERFIKAGIPVVTSQSFLASELDGANYGTSGHLFVIVGFTADGDVIINDPASSSNEAVRNVYKRAQFEQIWLRTKRHRANGTVASGSGGIAYLIKPADRPWPVVPGSTNW; encoded by the coding sequence ATGATCAGACCCGCCCTCCGCGCGGTCGCCCTCGCCGGCGTCGCCGCGCTCAGCCTCCTCGGCACCACCGTGCCCGCCCACGCGGAGAACAACCTCCCCGTGGCCGCGCACGACGAGGAGATCACCTTCCAGGAGTGGTCGAAGTACCCCGACTGGGGCACCGGCACCCACCAGGGCACCTACGCCATCCCCGGGTACCGCACCGGGATCACCATCGACCAGCCGGCCGGCACCACCCAGTTCACCGACGAGCACACCGGCGCCACCCGCACCTGGGAGTACGCCACCTGGACCTCGCCGGAGCGGCAGATCGGCTTCGACGCCACCGAGCTGGTCGCCTCGTGGAACGCGACCACCCCGGCCGGCACCTGGATCCAGGTCGAGCTGCACGGCACCTACAACACCGGCCAGCAGACCCCCTGGTACGTGATGGGCCGCTGGGCCTCCGGCGACCAGGACATCAAGCGGGCCACGCTGGACGGTCAGGGAGACCCCTGGTCCACCATCTGGACCGACACCTTCTCCATCGACAACGCCAAGGCCGGGGTGCTGCTGCGGTCGTACCAGCTTCGGCTGACCCTCTACCGGGCGCCGGGGCAGACCGCCTCGCCGCAGGTCCGGATGCTCGGCGCGATGAGCTCGAACGTCCCGGACCGGTTCACCGTCACGCCGAGCAAGGGCGGCATCGCCTGGGGCACCGAGCTGCCCGTGCCGCGCTACTCCCAGAACATCCACGAGGGGGAGTACCCCGAGTTCGACGGCGGCGGTGAGGCCTGGTGCTCGCCGACCTCCACCGAGATGGTCGTCGAGTACTGGGGCCAGCAGCCGTCGGCCGAGGACACCTCCTGGGTGAACCCGAGCTACGCCGACCCGAACGTCGACCACGCCGCCCGGATGACCTACGACTACGAGTACGAGGGCGCCGGCAACTGGCCGTTCAACACCGCCTACGCCGCCAGCTTCCCGGGCATGGACGCCCGGGTCACCCGGCTCCACTCGCTGGACGAGGCGGAGCGCTTCATCAAGGCCGGCATCCCGGTCGTGACCTCGCAGTCCTTCCTCGCGAGCGAGCTGGACGGGGCGAACTACGGCACCTCCGGGCACCTCTTCGTGATCGTCGGCTTCACCGCCGACGGTGACGTGATCATCAACGACCCCGCGTCCTCCTCGAACGAGGCGGTGCGCAACGTGTACAAGCGGGCGCAGTTCGAGCAGATCTGGCTGCGGACCAAGCGGCACCGGGCGAACGGCACCGTGGCCTCCGGCTCCGGCGGCATCGCGTACCTGATCAAGCCGGCGGACCGGCCCTGGCCGGTCGTGCCGGGCTCGACCAACTGGTGA
- a CDS encoding DUF4229 domain-containing protein, producing the protein MSAAVKYTLGRIGLFVGVLAALWFVDMNPFLRLMLALVFSAALSFFLLRGWRDEMAGEMAEASERRRTEKERLRSALAGEDQPAEGEPDDRRS; encoded by the coding sequence GTGAGCGCGGCGGTCAAGTACACGCTGGGCCGGATCGGGCTGTTCGTCGGCGTGCTGGCGGCCCTCTGGTTCGTCGACATGAACCCGTTCCTGCGGCTGATGCTGGCGCTGGTCTTCTCCGCCGCGCTCTCGTTCTTCCTGCTGCGTGGCTGGCGGGACGAGATGGCCGGTGAGATGGCCGAGGCGTCGGAGCGGCGCCGCACCGAGAAGGAGCGGCTGCGCTCGGCACTCGCCGGCGAGGACCAGCCGGCCGAGGGCGAGCCGGACGACCGGCGGAGCTGA